The DNA sequence TCCCATTTCATAGGATTATTTTGATTTTTTTCCATTAATTTTAAAAATTTACTTCTTGTTTTGTTATTTGGAATAACTATATCGGAATTTACTCCATTTAATTGAGTAGAACTTCCATTTATACGATAAAATTTATTAACGGTAAATTTTAATGCCCCTAACTCTTCATTAAAATGAAAAAATCGATTTAATGAACGAATGGTCTGTATTGTTCCTTTTCCATATGTTTGAGTACTTCCAATAATAATTCCTCTTTTATAATCTTTGATAGCCGCAGCAAGAATTTCAGAAGCAGAAGCAGATAATTCATTTACAAGAATTACAAGAGGACCTGTCCATAAAATTTTATTTTCATAATTTTTAAGTATCTTTTTTTTCTTATTAGGCCTTCCTATTTGTAGGATAGGAACTTTTCCTAAAAAAAAACCAACAATTTCTATCACAGCATCTAAAGATCCTCCTCCGTTATTTCTAATATCTATTAGAATTCCTTTTATGTTTTCTTTTTTAAATTTTTGAATAATTTCTTTTATATCTTTAGCTGCATTTCTTCCATTTTTATTTTCAGGATTAAAATAAAATTCTGGTAAATAAATTAATCCGTATTTATGTTTATTTTGATCCAAAACTATAACACTTTTTGCAAAAATTTCTTCTTTTTCAATTGTTTCTCTAGTGAGAATTACTTCTTCTATAGATCCATTTTTTTTCTGAATAGTTAATTTCACTTTACTTCCTTTTTTTCCTCTTATTAAACGAATCGAATTTTCTAATAACATTCCTACAATATTTTTGGATTCTGAATTAATGTTTTTTGCGACTTTTATAATTCTATCTCCTATTTCTATTTTTTTATTTTTCCATGCAGGTCCACCAGGAATAAGTTTAACAACAGTAGGAAATCCTTTATCATCTTGTAATTCTATCCCAATTCCTTCCGTTTGTCCAGATATGTTTAAATCAAAAATTTCTTTTTCCTTAGGAGAAAAATAATTTGTATGAGGATCATATTGAGAAGTTATAATATTAACATATATGGAAAACCAATCGTTTTCTTTTTTTATTTTTAGTTTTCTAAAGTATTCTTGAATATATTCTTTTATTTTTTTTCTAGATTTTTTTTCTTCATCAAAAAATACATTCTTACAAATTTTTTGTTTTGTTCTGGAAGCAATTATTTTTTCTTTTTTTAAAGTGATTATTTCTAATAGAGTCATATATTTTAAATATTTTCTCCATCTTTCAATTTTTTCTTTTTGATTTTTTGGATAAGAAATTTTTTGTTCTCCAAATAAATATGTTTCTTTTTTATTAAAATCGAAAGATTTTTTCAAAACTTGAAAACATATAAATTCTGCTTCTTTTATTCTTTTTAAAAAACATTCTATAATAATATTAAAAAAAGTAGGATCTCCATGAATCCAAAAATCATCTATTCTTTCTTTATATAAAGAAAGATCTGACAGATCTTTTTGTAGAAAAAAATGTTTTTCATTATCTAATTTTTCAAAACATTTATTATATACTTTTTTCGAAAAATCATCATCTATAGAAATAGGAATAGGATGTAAAAAATGAAGTGTTTTGTATATTGTTTTAAGTATTATATGATGTTTTTCTTTTTCTCCTAACGGAGAACAAAAACTTAATGAAAAAATGAAAAAGAAACTAATGATTATATATTTAATATCATTTAGTTTTTTTATTTTAAAATTCACAATAATGTTTTGATTGAAAAATTTTAGTAAAATTATACATAAATAGTTTTTATATGATAAAAAAATGAAAAAGAAACCAATTATTTTAGTCACAAATGACGATGGAATATTAGCTCCAGGTATTAGAGCTCTCATACATTCTATGAATCTTTTAGGAGATGTATATGTAGTTGCCCCAAATAAACCACAATCTGGAATAGGACATGCAATAACAATGGATACAATTTTATTCTGTGATTCTGTAAAAATAGATAATGGAAATCAAAAAGAATGGGAATGCTCTGGAACTCCTGTAGATTGTGTTAAATTAGCAATTAGTGAAATTCTTCCAAAAAAACCTGATATTTGTGTATCAGGAATTAATCATGGATCAAACTCTTCTATTAATATTATATATTCTGGTACAATCTCTGCTATTATTGAAGCAAGTATAGAAGGAATACCATCCGTAGGATTTTCTCTTTTAGATTTTAATTGGAACGCAAATTTTGAACCATATAAAAAATATATATATCAAATTGTAAAAAAAATTCTATATAATCCTATTCCGGAACACATAATCACCTTGAATGTAAATATACCTAAATTAAAAAAAGAAGAAATTAAAGGAATTAAAATATGTAGACAAGCGAATTCTAAATGGAAAGAAAGTTTCGATAAACGTTATAATCCTAAAGGAAGAACTTATTATTGGTTAGTAGGAGAGTTTTTGAATTTAGATAATAAAAAAATAGATACTGATGAATGGGCATTAAAAAATGGATATATCTCTATTGTTCCTATTCAATTTGATTTAACCAATTATGCCATATTAAATATTCTAAAATCCTTAAATTTTTTTTGTACTATTTATTTTTTTTCGGATCTCACATAATTTATTTTGAATTAAAATATTAAAAATTTATATATAGTGTCATCTTTTTTAGGCGGATCTTTAACCCCACAAACAATTCAAGATTTTGTTGGACAACATCATATACTAGAAAATTTGAAAGTTTTTATTCAGGCTGCTAAAAAAAGAAAAGAAGTATTAGATCATATTTTATTTCATGGACCTCCAGGATTGGGAAAAACAACATTAGCTCATATCGTAGCTAAAGAATTATGCGTAAATCTTACGGTAACTTCAGGGTCTGTTCTAGATAAACCTGGAGATCTAGCCGGACTGCTAATTCATTTAAAAAGAAATGATGTAATTTTTATTGACGAAATTCATCGTCTTTCTCCAATAGTTGAAGAATATTTGTATTCAGCTATGGAAAATTACAAAATAGATATTATCATAGATTCCGGATCTAATGCTAGATCAGTACAGATAGATTTATATCCCTTTACTTTAATAGGATCTACAACAAGGTCCGGGTTACTTACAGCCCCTATGCGTTCTAGATTTGGAATAAATTTTCGTCTTAATTATTATGAAAAACAGTTATTAGATAATATTGTAAATCGTAGTGCAAAATTACTAAATATTCCAATAACGGAAGAAGCATCTTATGAAATTGCAAATAGAAGCCGTGGAACTCCACGTACAGCTAATGCCTTATTACGTAGAATCCGTGATTTTGCGCAAATTAAAGGAAATGGGACGATTGACATTCATATATGTGATTTAGGATTACAATCTCTTAAAGTTGATCAACATGGATTAGATGAAATGGATAATAAAATTCTTTCATATATCATAGATCATTTCAAAGGAGGACCTGTAGGGATTAATACTATAGCAACAGCTGTTAGTGAAAATTCAAATACTATAGAAGAAGTTTACGAACCTTTTCTTATTCAAGAAGGATATTTAATTAGAACCCCTAGAGGAAGAAAAGTTACAAACTTAGCTTATCAGCATATAAAAAAAAAAATAACTTAAAATGGTTTTTATTATATGTTTATAAAAATTAACTTTGTTAAAAGAATCAAGATAAAAAATGTAAATAATTATGCCTTCAAATGTTATTGTTGGTCTCCAATGGGGTGACGAGGGTAAAGGAAAAATTACAGATTTATTTTCTAAGAATTCGGATTATGTAATCCGTTATCAAGGAGGAAATAATTCAGGTCATTCTATTCATATTAAAAATCGTTGCTTTATTCTTCATTTGGTTCCTTCTGGGGTTGTTTATTCAGGAGTAAAATGTATTGTTGGTCCTGGAGCAGTAATTGATCCTAAATCTTTAATACAAGAAATACAAAATTTGGAATCAATGGGGATTGATACCTCTCAAGTTTTTTTGGCAAAGAGAGCGCATATTACAATGCCTTATCATCGTTTATTAGATCAATATCAAGAAGAAGCTTTAGGAAAACAATTAATTGGAACGACACATCAAGGAATTGGACCGACTTATGAAGATAAAATATCCCGAATAGGAATTCGAGCTTTAGATTTATTAAATTCAAAAGTTTTCTATAAAAAATTAAAGTATAATATTAATCTAAAAAATCAAATTTTTACAAAAATTTTTCAAAAAAAACCTATTTCCTTTCATAAAATTTATGAAGAATATATAGAATATGCTAGAATTCTATATAATCGTTTTATAGACGCTATTTATGAAATTCATAATGCTTTTCACAACAAAAAAAAAATTCTTTTTGAAGGAGCTCAAGCCATGTTATTAGATATCAATTATGGAACATATCCATATGTAACTACTTCTTCTACTTCTACAGGAGGCGTATGTATAGGATCTGGAATTCCTCCTAATTTTTTAAAAAATTTTATAGGAATAACGAAAGCATATTGTACTCGTGTAGGTTTTGGCCCTTTTCCTTCAGAAATAGAAAACAAAATTGGCGAATTAATACGTGAAAAAGGAAATGAATATGGATCAACGACAAAACGTCCCAGAAGATGTGGATGGTTAGATCTAATTGCTCTTAAATATTCTTGTATGATTAATGGAATTAATTATTTAATCATTACAAAATTAGATGTTTTAAGTGATTTAGAAATTATTAAAATATGTATAAAATACAAATATAATAAAAAAATTATTCAATACTTTCCAGCAAATTTAAAACAAAATATAAAAGGATTTTATATAGATATGCCAGGATGGAAACAAGATATATCTCATATTCACGAATATGAAAAATTACCAGAAAATTGTAAAAAATATATTAATTTTATTGAAAAATATCTAAATCTAGAAATTTTATTGATTTCTGTAGGTTCTGAAAGAAATCAGAACATAATTAAAAATAAGTCTTTGTTTTTTAAAATTGTCACTTAGAAAATATTTTTTTGTGTGGAAGAATATAAAAACCCTTTAGTAGAACGATACAGTAGCAAAGAAATGCTATATAATTTTTCTCCAAAAAAAAAGTTTTTAATTTGGAGAAAACTATGGTTGTATTTAGCAGAAATACAAAAAGAATTGGGATTAAACATTAGTGAAGAACAAATTCATGATTTAAAGAATCATTTATATGATATTGATTGGAATAAAGTTTCTTTTTATGAAAAAAAATTTCGTCATGACGTAATGGCTCATTTATATGCTTTTGGAGAAAAAGCAACTATAGCCAGGCCTATTATTCATTTGGGTGTTACAAGTGCGTTTTTGGGAGATAATACGGATATTATTTTAATCCGTGACGGATTGGATATTTTATTAAAAAAACTAATCAATTTAATTTTTCGCCTTAGAAATTTTACATTAGAATATCATCATATTCCTACATTAGCTTTTACTCATTATCAACCAGCACAACTTACCACTGTAGGAAAACGTTCTGCTTTATGGTTACAAAGCCTTCTTTTAGATTTAGAAGAATTAGAATTTAGGTATAAAAATATTCAATTTAGAGGAATAAAAGGAACTGTAGGTTCAGCAGATACTTTCAAAGAATTATTTGATGGAAATTTACAAAAATTAAAAGATTTAGAACAAAAATTATCTAATAAATTCAATTTTCAAAATGTATTTCCTATAACAGGACAAACTTACGATAGAAAAGTAGATGCTCAAATATTAAATTTATTATCCAATATATCCCAATCTTCTCATAAGTTTAGTAATGATTTACGATTATTACAAAATTTAAAAGAAATGGAAGAACCTTTTGAAAAAGAGCAAATTGGATCTAGCGCTATGGCTTATAAACGAAATCCAATACGGAGTGAACGTATGGCATCTTTAGCTAAATATGTTATTTCTTTATCTAATAGTTCAGCTTTGGTTGCTGCAACTCAATGGTTAGAACGTACTTTAGATGATTCTGCAAACAGAAGATTGGTTATAGGACAATCGTTTTTAGCGGTTGATGCCATTTTAATGATTTGGAATAATATATTAGAAGATCTTATTGTATATCCAAAAATGATTGATAAACACATTAAAGAAGAACTTCCTTTTTTAGTTACTGAACATATTATTATAGAATGTGTAAAAAAAGGAGCAGATAGACAAGATATTCATGAAAGAATACGAATTCATTCTATGAAAGCAAATAATAAAATTAAACTAAAAGGGGAAGAAAATGATTTTATTCAACGTATTTTGCATGATAAAAAAATACCTATTCATGAAAAAAAAATAAATCAAATTTTAAATCCTAAAAAATTAATAGGCTTTTCTTCAAATCAAACTTTAGAATTCCTTGATACAAGAATTAATCCCATATTAAATCGTTTTCATCGTCTAATTGATTCTAATCTCACTAATAGAGATATAAAAATCTAAATACATGAATAAAAATGAATTTTAGAATTTATATACAAAAAAAAAGTCCTTTTGATATTGATTCTAGAAAATTATACAATGAACTAAAAAATATGAATATTTCATTGCATAACATCATTATTTATTATATATATGATATATATAATATCAATAAAAAACTTTTTTTAGAAAGTTTATCAAAAGTTCTTGTAGATCCTATAACAGATATTTTATATAATAAAAAAATATATTTAAACTATTCTTCATATATAATAGAAGATTTTCCAGAAAAAGATGATAACCGAGCTCATGCAGCTATGCAATGCATAAAAATGATCACATCCCAACCAATCCAGGTTTCTATAAAAACCGGACGATTAATTGAATTCATTGGGATGAAAAATAAACAAGATTTTGATAAAATTAAAAAATATTATATCAATAAGTCATGTTTGACTAATGATATAGAAAATAAAGAAAATAATACTATAAAAACCATAGATAATTTCATCAATTTTTCTGTTGAAAAAATAAAAAAATTTCATAATAAGGAAAATTTTTCTATGGATGTTGATGATTTACTATTTATACAAAAATATTTTTATAAAGAAAAACGAAATCCAACACAATCAGAATTACGTATATTTGATGTTTATTGGTCTGACCATTGTCGTCATAGAACATTTTTTACTACATTGAAAAATATATCTTTTTATGGATCATTAAAAAAAATATATCAAAATGTTTTTATAAAATATATAAAAGATAGAAAATTAATAGGAAGATCAAAATATCCCATTAATTTTATGGATTTATCCAATCTTTCTGCTAAGATTCTTCATAAAAAAGGAAAATTAAAAAATTATGTTCCATCATCAAATAACGAACATAATGCATGTATGATAATGATCGATGTAGATTTTAAAGAAAATAAAAAAACAGAAAAATGGTATTTATTATTTAAAAATGAAACTCATAATCATCCTACCGAAATCAATCCTTTTGTAGGAGCTTCTACTTGTATAGGAGGTGCAATTCGTGATCCTTTATCGGAAAGAGCATTTGTTTATCAAGGGATCAGATTGAGTGGAGCTGCTGATCCTACTAATTTAAAAACTATCAACGGAAAAATACCTCAACACAAAATTTGTTTTGAATCAGCTCGTGGTTATAGTTCTTATGGAAATCAAATAGGATTATCTACAACTCATGTACACGAAATTTATCATGAAGGATATAGAGCAAAAAGAATGGAAATAGGTATGGTTGTTGGAGCTGTTCCTGTTAGTTTCGTAAAAAAAAATAAACCAAAAAAAGGAGATATAATTTTATTAATTGGTGGTTTTACGAAAAAAGAAGGAATTGGAGGCGCTACAGATTCTTCTAAAGAACAGGATTCTGATTTCAAAAATTATCCTCAACAAAAAGGAGATCCAATAACGGAAAGAAAAATCCAAAGACTTTTTAGAAAAAAGAAAGTTATTTCTTTGATCAAGAAATGTAATGATTTTGGAGCAGGAGGAGCTGCTGTTGCTATAGGAGAATTAAGTGATAGTTTAGTGCTTTATTTAGATAATATTCCAATAAAAAATAAAAAAAATATAGATCCTATAGATATTGTTCTTTCAGAATCTCAAGAAAGAATGGCTGTGATATTAGATCCTAAAGATGTGAAAAAATTTATTTCTTTTTCTCGTGAAGAAAATATTATATCTGTTCCTATCGGGATAATTACTGAAAATAAACGTATTATTTTTTCTTATAAAAAAAAAGAAATTTTTAATGTAAAAAGTTCTTTTTTAAATACAAAAGGATCTTGTAAAATTAAATCAGTTTGTGTAAATTCTCCTATTTCTGTTTCTCCTTTTAATAGATCAAAAAAAATTGTTTTTAGTAAAGAAAAATTTTTAAATACTCTTTCCGAGTTAAATATAGCCTCTCAAAAAAGTTTAGTAGAAATGTTCGATAGCACTGTGGGTTCTACTACAGTTTTAATGCCTTTTGGAGGAAAATATCAAATGACTCCATCTGAAGGAAGTGTACAAAAAATTCCTGTTTTTGGAGGAAATACAAATACAGTTAGTATAGTCTCTTGGGGTTTTCATCCTGAAGTTTCAATTTGGAGTCCTTTTCATGGAGGAGCTTATGCTATTGTAGAATGTATTTCTAAAATTGTTTCTATGGGAGGAAATTATAAAAATACTTATTTTAGTTTTCAAGAATATTATCAAAAATTAGGAAATGATCCAAAAAATTGGGGGAAACCTTTTTCCGCTTTATTAGGAGCTTATCATGCGCAAATGTCGTTTGAATTAGCTTCTATAGGGGGAAAAGATTCTATGTCGGGAACATATAAAAATTTGCATGTTCCGCCAACATTTATTGTTTTTGGTGTATCTATAGGATTGTGTTCTAACATTATATCTCCTGAATTTAAAAAAGCAGGAAATAAAATTTATTTGTATTATCATCGTTCATTAAAAAATGAAATGCCAGATTATGATTCCATAAAAAAAGCCTATGATCAGGTTTATGAAGGAATTTGTTCTGGGAAAATTGTTTCGGTCAAAACAGTAAAAGATGGAGGAATTTCCGTTGCTATTGCTAAAATGTCTTTTGGAAATTGTTTAGGAGCAATCATTGATTATAAAGATCACTTGCTTGAAACAAATATAGGGTCCTTAATTATAGAATCTTCATCTTCTATCTCAGATAAAAATTTTATTCCAATAGGAGAAATTATTTCTCATAAATATTTAAATTTTAATGGAATATCTATTGATATAAATGAATCTATAAAAAATTGGTTAAAAACTTTTCCTCCTATTTTTTCCAATGATTCCAATGATTCCAATGATTCCAATGAAAAAATTAAAAAAATAAAGAAATTTAATTCTATAAAATGGAAATGTAAATTTCCAAAAAAAGGAAAACCTCGTGTATTTATTCCTATATTCCCTGGTACAAATAGTGAATTTGAATCAATTCGTTCCTTTGAAAAAGAAGGATCTATAGTAACTACTTTAGTTTTTAAAAATATAAGTGATAAAGATATTACGGAATCCATATTATCTTTTAAAAAAAAGATAGAATCTGCACAAATATTTATGATATGTGGAGGATTTAGTGCAGGAGATGAACCAGATGGTTCTGCTAAATTTATTGTATCTATATTACATAATCCATATATCAAAGAAGCTATTCAATCTTTTCTCGATCAAGATGGGTTGATTTTAGGAATTTGCAACGGATTTCAAGGATTAATAAAATCCGGATTATTACCTTATGGTAAAATTTGTTTAAGAAATCATAATTCTCCTACATTTATTCACAATAAAATAGAAAAACATATATCCCAATGTGTTCATATTAAAGTAATTTCTGATCACTCTCCCTGGTTAAATGGAATGAAAAATAAAATTTATACTCTTCCCATATCTCATAGTGAAGGTAGATTTTATGCAAACAAAGAAACAATAAATACTTTATTGAATAAAAACCAAATTGCTACACAATATGTAGATTTAAAAGGAAATCCTAGTTTAGATAGATTATATAACCCCAATGGGTCTATCGAATCCATTGAGGGTTTATTAAGTAAAAATGGAAAAATTTATGGAAGAATGACTCATCCGGAACGTTATGATTATGGATTATTGAAAAATATTCCTAATGTTTATGAACATTCGATTTTTAAAAATGCAGTACGATATTTTTTATAATAAAAAATTGACTTTTTTTTATGAAAGTAGCTATATTTTTTGGAAGTATTTCTGATAAATCAATTATGAAGATGACAGCGGAAATTTTACGAAAATTTAACATAAGTTATAAATCTTATATAATTTCTGCACATAGATTACCAGATACTTTGTCAAGTATCATAAAAAAAATAGAGTCTGAAGGAACAGATGTAATTATTGCAGGTGCTGGTTTATCCGCTCATTTACCTGGATTTATTTCTTCTAAAACAATTTTACCTGTTATAGGAGTTCCAATACATTGCAACAATAATTATGGATCCTTAGGAGGAATGGATTCCCTTCTTTCTATGGTACAAATGCCAAAAGATGTTCCTGTTGCTACAGTAGGAATAAATAACTCCTATAATGCAGCTTTATTTGCTATTCACATTTTAGCTATAAAATATGAAAATGTAAAAAAATTATTGCTAAAATTCAGAATGGAAAAAAAAGAAAAATTGATAACTGAAATCAAAAAACATTTATTATCATGAGCTGCATAATTAAAAAAAATCTTTTGTTAGAAGGAAAAACAAAAAAAATATACACTACTAATAATTCATTCGAAATACTAATTCATTATAAAGATAATATAACTGCTTTTAATGGATTAAAAACAAATTTTTTACAAGACAAAGGAGTTTTAAATAATGAAATAACTACATTGATTTTTCAATTTTTGAATTCCTGTAAAATTAAAACTCATTTTATACGAAAAATAAATAACAGAGAACAATTGTGTCATAAAGTAAATCAAATACCTTTAGAATTTGTTGTTCGTAATATTGTTTCGGGAAGTATGACTAAACGGTTAGGAGTAAAAGAAGGGATTTATTTATCAAATCCTATTTTTGAAATATTTTATAAAAACGATAAATTAAAAGATCCTTTAATTAATGATCATCATGCAGTATTTTTGGGAATTCTTTCTTATGAAGAATTAAATATTATTTATAGAATGACATCAAAAATTAATTTTTTTCTTAAAAAATATTTTTTAGATAAAAATATTCTACTGGTAGATTTTAAAATAGAATTTGGTAAGAATTATAAAAACGAAATTATACTTTCCGATGAAATCAGTCCAGATACTTGTCGTTTTTGGGATAAAAAAACAATGAAAAAATTAGATAAAGATTTATTTAGAATGGGATTCTTAAAAGAAAAAGTATTTGATATTTATATGGAAGTTTTAAAAAGATTAAATGTAAGTTCATCCATTTAATAAATAATGGAACAAAAAGTTCTAAAAAATAATTATTTTGATAAGTTTCATGATGAATGTGGTATTTTTGGAATTTATTCTCCTTCTAAAATAGATACATTTTCTTTAATTCAATCTGGATTATTCGCTTTACAACATAGAGGACAAGAAGCTTGTGGTTTTTCTGTTTTACAAGATGGATTTATTATATCACATAAAAATGAAGGACTTGTTTTAGATTTTTTTAGAAAAATTTCTAATTCTGAATGTTATCATGGAAATGCTGTAATTGGACATACACGTTATTCTACAGAAGGAGGACAAAGTAAAAAAAATATTCAACCTTTTTTTGGAGAAGATTCTTATGGAAAAAGTATTATATCTATAGTTCACAATGGAAATTTGGTCAATGCTAAAAATATCCGTAAAAAATTGGAATCCGAAGGAATAAAATTTATATCCGAATATTCAGATTCTGAAGTCATTTTACGTTTAATACAAAAATATTTATTAGAATATGATAAAAATTTAGAAAAAGCTATTCAAAAAACAACTATTGATATTCAAGGAGCTTATTCTGTGATTGTACTTATGGATAATAAAATGGTTGCATTTAGAGATCCAAACGGAATACGTCCTTTGTGTTATGGAATGTTA is a window from the Blattabacterium cuenoti STAT genome containing:
- a CDS encoding carboxy terminal-processing peptidase, with the translated sequence MNFKIKKLNDIKYIIISFFFIFSLSFCSPLGEKEKHHIILKTIYKTLHFLHPIPISIDDDFSKKVYNKCFEKLDNEKHFFLQKDLSDLSLYKERIDDFWIHGDPTFFNIIIECFLKRIKEAEFICFQVLKKSFDFNKKETYLFGEQKISYPKNQKEKIERWRKYLKYMTLLEIITLKKEKIIASRTKQKICKNVFFDEEKKSRKKIKEYIQEYFRKLKIKKENDWFSIYVNIITSQYDPHTNYFSPKEKEIFDLNISGQTEGIGIELQDDKGFPTVVKLIPGGPAWKNKKIEIGDRIIKVAKNINSESKNIVGMLLENSIRLIRGKKGSKVKLTIQKKNGSIEEVILTRETIEKEEIFAKSVIVLDQNKHKYGLIYLPEFYFNPENKNGRNAAKDIKEIIQKFKKENIKGILIDIRNNGGGSLDAVIEIVGFFLGKVPILQIGRPNKKKKILKNYENKILWTGPLVILVNELSASASEILAAAIKDYKRGIIIGSTQTYGKGTIQTIRSLNRFFHFNEELGALKFTVNKFYRINGSSTQLNGVNSDIVIPNNKTRSKFLKLMEKNQNNPMKWDYTEPIPSLHYYYNNSYIENIKYKSIKRLEKNKNFTSIYNKLELLENEFFNKKKISLNWKEFYSENLKMKKRNEIIKKLRKKLNTCGLQAFSSYYKIISNESEKEWKKNLKKDFYVSEGINILRDFNELSIIGL
- the surE gene encoding 5'/3'-nucleotidase SurE translates to MKKKPIILVTNDDGILAPGIRALIHSMNLLGDVYVVAPNKPQSGIGHAITMDTILFCDSVKIDNGNQKEWECSGTPVDCVKLAISEILPKKPDICVSGINHGSNSSINIIYSGTISAIIEASIEGIPSVGFSLLDFNWNANFEPYKKYIYQIVKKILYNPIPEHIITLNVNIPKLKKEEIKGIKICRQANSKWKESFDKRYNPKGRTYYWLVGEFLNLDNKKIDTDEWALKNGYISIVPIQFDLTNYAILNILKSLNFFCTIYFFSDLT
- the ruvB gene encoding Holliday junction branch migration DNA helicase RuvB gives rise to the protein MSSFLGGSLTPQTIQDFVGQHHILENLKVFIQAAKKRKEVLDHILFHGPPGLGKTTLAHIVAKELCVNLTVTSGSVLDKPGDLAGLLIHLKRNDVIFIDEIHRLSPIVEEYLYSAMENYKIDIIIDSGSNARSVQIDLYPFTLIGSTTRSGLLTAPMRSRFGINFRLNYYEKQLLDNIVNRSAKLLNIPITEEASYEIANRSRGTPRTANALLRRIRDFAQIKGNGTIDIHICDLGLQSLKVDQHGLDEMDNKILSYIIDHFKGGPVGINTIATAVSENSNTIEEVYEPFLIQEGYLIRTPRGRKVTNLAYQHIKKKIT
- a CDS encoding adenylosuccinate synthase, whose product is MPSNVIVGLQWGDEGKGKITDLFSKNSDYVIRYQGGNNSGHSIHIKNRCFILHLVPSGVVYSGVKCIVGPGAVIDPKSLIQEIQNLESMGIDTSQVFLAKRAHITMPYHRLLDQYQEEALGKQLIGTTHQGIGPTYEDKISRIGIRALDLLNSKVFYKKLKYNINLKNQIFTKIFQKKPISFHKIYEEYIEYARILYNRFIDAIYEIHNAFHNKKKILFEGAQAMLLDINYGTYPYVTTSSTSTGGVCIGSGIPPNFLKNFIGITKAYCTRVGFGPFPSEIENKIGELIREKGNEYGSTTKRPRRCGWLDLIALKYSCMINGINYLIITKLDVLSDLEIIKICIKYKYNKKIIQYFPANLKQNIKGFYIDMPGWKQDISHIHEYEKLPENCKKYINFIEKYLNLEILLISVGSERNQNIIKNKSLFFKIVT
- the purB gene encoding adenylosuccinate lyase: MEEYKNPLVERYSSKEMLYNFSPKKKFLIWRKLWLYLAEIQKELGLNISEEQIHDLKNHLYDIDWNKVSFYEKKFRHDVMAHLYAFGEKATIARPIIHLGVTSAFLGDNTDIILIRDGLDILLKKLINLIFRLRNFTLEYHHIPTLAFTHYQPAQLTTVGKRSALWLQSLLLDLEELEFRYKNIQFRGIKGTVGSADTFKELFDGNLQKLKDLEQKLSNKFNFQNVFPITGQTYDRKVDAQILNLLSNISQSSHKFSNDLRLLQNLKEMEEPFEKEQIGSSAMAYKRNPIRSERMASLAKYVISLSNSSALVAATQWLERTLDDSANRRLVIGQSFLAVDAILMIWNNILEDLIVYPKMIDKHIKEELPFLVTEHIIIECVKKGADRQDIHERIRIHSMKANNKIKLKGEENDFIQRILHDKKIPIHEKKINQILNPKKLIGFSSNQTLEFLDTRINPILNRFHRLIDSNLTNRDIKI
- a CDS encoding phosphoribosylformylglycinamidine synthase, producing MNFRIYIQKKSPFDIDSRKLYNELKNMNISLHNIIIYYIYDIYNINKKLFLESLSKVLVDPITDILYNKKIYLNYSSYIIEDFPEKDDNRAHAAMQCIKMITSQPIQVSIKTGRLIEFIGMKNKQDFDKIKKYYINKSCLTNDIENKENNTIKTIDNFINFSVEKIKKFHNKENFSMDVDDLLFIQKYFYKEKRNPTQSELRIFDVYWSDHCRHRTFFTTLKNISFYGSLKKIYQNVFIKYIKDRKLIGRSKYPINFMDLSNLSAKILHKKGKLKNYVPSSNNEHNACMIMIDVDFKENKKTEKWYLLFKNETHNHPTEINPFVGASTCIGGAIRDPLSERAFVYQGIRLSGAADPTNLKTINGKIPQHKICFESARGYSSYGNQIGLSTTHVHEIYHEGYRAKRMEIGMVVGAVPVSFVKKNKPKKGDIILLIGGFTKKEGIGGATDSSKEQDSDFKNYPQQKGDPITERKIQRLFRKKKVISLIKKCNDFGAGGAAVAIGELSDSLVLYLDNIPIKNKKNIDPIDIVLSESQERMAVILDPKDVKKFISFSREENIISVPIGIITENKRIIFSYKKKEIFNVKSSFLNTKGSCKIKSVCVNSPISVSPFNRSKKIVFSKEKFLNTLSELNIASQKSLVEMFDSTVGSTTVLMPFGGKYQMTPSEGSVQKIPVFGGNTNTVSIVSWGFHPEVSIWSPFHGGAYAIVECISKIVSMGGNYKNTYFSFQEYYQKLGNDPKNWGKPFSALLGAYHAQMSFELASIGGKDSMSGTYKNLHVPPTFIVFGVSIGLCSNIISPEFKKAGNKIYLYYHRSLKNEMPDYDSIKKAYDQVYEGICSGKIVSVKTVKDGGISVAIAKMSFGNCLGAIIDYKDHLLETNIGSLIIESSSSISDKNFIPIGEIISHKYLNFNGISIDINESIKNWLKTFPPIFSNDSNDSNDSNEKIKKIKKFNSIKWKCKFPKKGKPRVFIPIFPGTNSEFESIRSFEKEGSIVTTLVFKNISDKDITESILSFKKKIESAQIFMICGGFSAGDEPDGSAKFIVSILHNPYIKEAIQSFLDQDGLILGICNGFQGLIKSGLLPYGKICLRNHNSPTFIHNKIEKHISQCVHIKVISDHSPWLNGMKNKIYTLPISHSEGRFYANKETINTLLNKNQIATQYVDLKGNPSLDRLYNPNGSIESIEGLLSKNGKIYGRMTHPERYDYGLLKNIPNVYEHSIFKNAVRYFL
- the purE gene encoding 5-(carboxyamino)imidazole ribonucleotide mutase is translated as MKVAIFFGSISDKSIMKMTAEILRKFNISYKSYIISAHRLPDTLSSIIKKIESEGTDVIIAGAGLSAHLPGFISSKTILPVIGVPIHCNNNYGSLGGMDSLLSMVQMPKDVPVATVGINNSYNAALFAIHILAIKYENVKKLLLKFRMEKKEKLITEIKKHLLS